One segment of Prosthecobacter debontii DNA contains the following:
- a CDS encoding glycosyltransferase family 2 protein: MPLISIVIPTFNRAQALQACLESLYALDAVPGGFEIIVVDDGSQDTTRQVCQAWPQIRYEWQANQGVARARNRGVELAQGEWIAFIDDDCQARQGWLTALWKACGGDESVMAASPLINALKQNPFAEASQSLLDYVYSCYNTEAESAHFVAGANFMVSKKRFLTLGGSDGRYAGAGAEDRDFCARWLEANGRIVCLAEAKVEHSHHMGLREFCRQHYSYGLGAWRFHQQAPVGKGGRGMRTPGYYWNMLTHPMQKPGGWERLRLTGLIVLSQVMSTLGYARATLQTPRS, encoded by the coding sequence ATGCCGTTGATCTCGATTGTCATTCCCACCTTTAACCGAGCGCAGGCTTTGCAGGCTTGTTTGGAGAGCCTGTATGCGTTGGATGCGGTTCCGGGCGGGTTTGAGATCATCGTGGTCGATGACGGCTCTCAGGATACGACGCGGCAAGTCTGCCAGGCATGGCCTCAGATCAGATATGAATGGCAGGCCAATCAAGGCGTGGCCAGAGCGCGGAATCGAGGTGTGGAATTGGCACAGGGGGAATGGATTGCCTTCATCGACGACGACTGCCAAGCTCGGCAGGGGTGGTTGACTGCATTGTGGAAGGCTTGCGGAGGAGATGAATCCGTGATGGCGGCATCACCGCTGATCAATGCACTCAAGCAAAACCCTTTTGCGGAGGCCAGTCAGTCTCTCTTGGACTATGTGTATTCCTGTTACAATACGGAGGCCGAGAGCGCTCACTTTGTTGCAGGAGCCAATTTCATGGTTTCCAAAAAGCGATTTCTGACCCTCGGCGGGTCGGATGGACGCTACGCCGGAGCGGGGGCTGAAGATCGCGATTTCTGCGCCCGCTGGCTCGAAGCGAACGGTCGCATCGTGTGTTTAGCGGAGGCGAAGGTTGAGCACTCGCATCACATGGGATTGCGGGAGTTTTGCCGCCAACATTACTCTTACGGGTTAGGCGCTTGGCGTTTTCATCAACAAGCTCCTGTGGGGAAGGGGGGGCGGGGCATGCGCACGCCGGGTTACTACTGGAACATGCTCACTCATCCGATGCAGAAGCCGGGTGGATGGGAAAGACTGAGACTGACGGGGCTCATCGTCTTATCCCAAGTGATGTCCACGCTCGGTTATGCCAGGGCGACCTTACAGACTCCGAGGTCCTAA
- a CDS encoding GNAT family N-acetyltransferase: MEHLQAFYQRTGQSSSQMAGGVWLVETRLSVFSTPGSIPLRPTKSEIVNLLQRTGRIAAIFGSGFETGKEVNSFVVRDRSYGMQSLQRQFRQQVKIALQHCHCRPVEWHEMARLALPVNQSTMARRGVHAPRYTDPMCWAAYCEAASLLPGCEAIGCFVGGELAAYMITWLHAGVCYGLYMLWTESLRAAHPTHALYYETVRDRMSRPEVEAMCVGRQTVPAMTSVDRFKRHAGFMPEPCHVGVILRPGVSSIMTHPWSVRALRSIRQRAGHRWPKLHHAEVFEVAAETHLS, encoded by the coding sequence ATGGAACATCTGCAGGCTTTTTATCAGCGCACCGGGCAATCCTCTTCTCAAATGGCGGGTGGTGTCTGGCTGGTGGAAACGCGACTCAGTGTTTTTAGCACACCGGGGAGCATTCCTTTACGACCGACGAAGTCCGAGATTGTGAATCTCCTTCAGAGGACGGGTCGCATCGCTGCTATTTTTGGCAGTGGATTTGAAACGGGCAAAGAGGTCAATTCCTTCGTGGTGCGTGATCGCTCGTATGGCATGCAGTCTTTGCAGCGACAGTTTCGGCAGCAGGTGAAAATCGCTTTGCAGCATTGCCATTGTCGCCCGGTGGAGTGGCATGAGATGGCTAGGCTGGCCCTGCCTGTGAATCAATCAACGATGGCTCGACGTGGCGTCCATGCCCCACGTTATACGGATCCGATGTGCTGGGCCGCCTATTGTGAGGCGGCATCTCTGCTGCCAGGGTGCGAGGCCATCGGCTGCTTCGTGGGTGGGGAGTTGGCGGCTTACATGATCACTTGGCTGCATGCGGGCGTTTGTTATGGCTTGTATATGCTGTGGACGGAAAGCTTGCGAGCCGCTCATCCGACGCATGCCCTGTATTATGAAACCGTGCGCGATCGCATGAGTCGGCCGGAGGTCGAAGCCATGTGTGTGGGACGGCAAACCGTGCCGGCGATGACTTCGGTGGATCGTTTCAAACGGCATGCCGGGTTTATGCCGGAGCCCTGTCATGTGGGAGTCATCCTGCGCCCAGGTGTCTCTTCGATCATGACGCATCCGTGGTCCGTGCGCGCACTTCGCTCCATACGTCAGCGTGCCGGGCATCGCTGGCCCAAGCTTCATCACGCCGAGGTCTTTGAGGTGGCTGCGGAAACACACCTGTCATAA
- a CDS encoding glycosyltransferase family 2 protein, giving the protein MNPSITIIITQREAFAPSRESLESVLAHTPAPFDLIYIDGASPPTVRDHLRMMAEKYGFRLLRQERFLSPNEAKCLALPLIQSDYAVFIDNDVLVQPGWLEALVNCAEETQAGAVAPLYQERLGSEEKLHMLGGRCYIKDDNQQRCFVLTHDQRKGSLKFAATSRFQTEHIEMHAFLVRADLLQKHELFDPQIPSLPENGDFCLTLLKASVEIWIEPKARVTVLLPERVHDDDRAFFTTRWSDAWVDQGFQRFTEKWQLRGAQPVLESQRRWSVAHRVIAYPDSWHRRLKVKSDSILNRRLLAPLEHHWLNR; this is encoded by the coding sequence ATGAATCCCAGCATCACCATCATCATCACGCAGCGTGAGGCTTTTGCTCCCAGTCGAGAGAGCTTGGAAAGTGTGCTGGCTCATACCCCCGCACCCTTTGATTTGATTTATATCGATGGAGCCTCTCCTCCGACGGTGCGTGATCACCTGCGCATGATGGCCGAGAAATATGGATTTCGGCTTTTACGTCAGGAGCGTTTTCTATCACCCAATGAGGCGAAATGTTTGGCGTTGCCCCTTATTCAATCCGACTACGCGGTGTTCATCGACAACGACGTCTTGGTGCAGCCCGGCTGGCTAGAGGCTCTGGTCAATTGTGCTGAAGAGACACAGGCTGGAGCTGTGGCACCCCTCTATCAGGAGAGGCTGGGCTCGGAAGAAAAACTGCACATGCTGGGGGGGCGTTGCTACATCAAGGACGATAACCAGCAGCGGTGTTTTGTCTTAACGCACGATCAGCGTAAGGGCAGTTTAAAGTTTGCCGCCACCTCACGCTTCCAGACAGAACATATCGAGATGCACGCATTTCTCGTGCGAGCGGACTTGCTCCAAAAGCATGAACTTTTTGACCCCCAGATTCCCTCATTACCCGAGAATGGCGATTTTTGTCTCACGTTGTTAAAAGCGTCGGTCGAGATCTGGATCGAGCCTAAGGCGCGTGTCACGGTGCTTCTCCCGGAGAGAGTGCATGACGACGATCGCGCCTTTTTTACCACTCGCTGGAGCGATGCCTGGGTCGATCAAGGATTCCAGCGTTTCACTGAAAAGTGGCAGCTTCGCGGGGCTCAGCCTGTCTTAGAAAGTCAACGACGCTGGAGCGTGGCTCATCGGGTCATCGCTTATCCTGATTCGTGGCATCGACGATTGAAGGTGAAAAGTGATTCCATTCTCAATCGCCGTCTGCTGGCACCTTTGGAGCATCATTGGTTAAACCGTTGA
- a CDS encoding glycosyltransferase 87 family protein: protein MNHRLRLSTFMADRVWLPWATCGLLLLFGAYILAFAHLPKENRFFDLKLRQQELRCWEKGVYPNTHLYAPGVVEPGAHTVYPPTSLVQLWLVSPFKSFATNVRLFMALNTLAFIGISLYAWRLGSLAGRSGALFTMSAVWAMSATLSSVKSGHHGLMINALLILMSSAVMQRRGLWAGLAWTGAMIKPHVGLSFAAVLAARRQWLALATGLVVMGMLGWGACAYTGHTLMQVLEASYVKSSLSYASLGDTLVHVLTRLEFSHRAAVIVSAMTAMAILFPYLLSPCKDLPILVHLAAAGVAGRLGFYHLHVDDVMLTFLLLGLIENALRQRSSVAWGIVLAVGITVWTPQVFLVEIPGRSLRLIIWPLALLYLTLASLKRLNGLTNDAPKVPADGD, encoded by the coding sequence ATGAATCACCGACTCAGGCTCTCCACCTTCATGGCTGACCGAGTTTGGTTACCTTGGGCCACCTGCGGTCTGCTCCTCTTGTTTGGAGCCTACATTCTGGCCTTCGCCCATTTGCCAAAAGAGAACCGTTTTTTTGACCTCAAGCTAAGACAGCAAGAACTGCGCTGCTGGGAAAAGGGAGTCTATCCGAACACACATCTCTATGCCCCCGGCGTGGTCGAACCCGGAGCGCACACGGTTTATCCACCCACATCTCTGGTTCAACTCTGGCTAGTCTCTCCCTTCAAATCCTTTGCCACCAACGTCCGGCTATTCATGGCCTTGAACACTCTGGCGTTCATTGGCATCAGTCTTTACGCTTGGCGGCTCGGCAGTTTGGCGGGCCGATCTGGAGCACTCTTTACCATGAGTGCCGTTTGGGCCATGTCAGCGACGTTGTCCTCCGTGAAGTCAGGGCATCATGGATTGATGATCAATGCCTTGCTCATCCTCATGTCGAGCGCGGTGATGCAGAGGCGAGGCCTCTGGGCAGGCCTGGCCTGGACTGGAGCCATGATCAAACCGCACGTCGGGCTATCCTTCGCCGCCGTGTTGGCTGCACGACGCCAATGGCTGGCACTGGCCACGGGACTCGTGGTGATGGGAATGCTCGGCTGGGGGGCCTGCGCTTACACCGGACATACGTTGATGCAGGTGCTCGAGGCGAGCTATGTCAAATCATCTCTCAGCTATGCCTCGCTGGGTGATACTCTCGTGCACGTTTTGACTCGCCTGGAGTTCAGCCATCGAGCCGCCGTCATCGTGAGCGCCATGACGGCCATGGCCATCCTCTTTCCTTACCTGCTATCTCCCTGCAAGGATCTCCCGATCCTGGTGCATTTGGCCGCCGCCGGGGTCGCTGGCAGGCTCGGTTTTTATCATCTCCACGTGGATGATGTCATGCTGACCTTCTTGCTCCTGGGTTTGATCGAGAACGCCTTGCGACAACGTAGCTCCGTCGCTTGGGGGATCGTCTTGGCGGTAGGCATCACCGTTTGGACCCCTCAGGTCTTCCTGGTCGAGATACCCGGTCGGTCCTTGCGTCTAATCATCTGGCCTCTCGCCCTTCTCTACCTCACCTTAGCCTCCCTGAAGCGTCTCAACGGTTTAACCAATGATGCTCCAAAGGTGCCAGCAGACGGCGATTGA
- a CDS encoding NAD(P)/FAD-dependent oxidoreductase, whose product MKVDVLIIGGGPSGLTAADECLRHGRLPLVIEASLEWGGIARTVKWQGHRVDIGGHRFFTKDETVEKRWQEWLAADMIEVPRLSRIFYQGHFYSYPLKLVETLKNFGLVGSVRAMLSYLRARLVPVHPEVSFEDWVSNRFGWHLYRTFFKSYTEKVWGIPCTEIRADWAAQRIHGLSLGAAVLNSLSLKRNVRSLIKTFRYPRLGPGMMWERVARSVTSRGGQTWTQSEAIELHHAHGKVTEVLILKEGQTVGVEADEIVSTMPLGHLIRALRPQPPEEVLTASNNLKHRDFLIVTLAVRAQNLFPDNWLYIHDPQYKVGRVQNFRNWSAEMVGDPELSTLGMEYFCSRGDSLWEMTDEELIRLATEEMASLGLAAADAVKNGMVIRQLNAYPVYDSTYAENLAIVRRYLETLTNLATVGRSGMHRYNNQDHSMLSAMAAVQRMLGDPNADPWAVNTERSGHEEQVLKSSVNTIVGASP is encoded by the coding sequence ATGAAGGTGGATGTTTTAATCATCGGGGGTGGTCCCTCCGGGCTGACAGCGGCCGATGAATGTCTCAGGCATGGCAGACTGCCTCTGGTCATCGAGGCTTCATTGGAATGGGGTGGCATCGCCCGAACGGTGAAATGGCAGGGGCATCGTGTGGATATCGGTGGGCACCGCTTTTTCACCAAAGACGAAACCGTGGAGAAGCGTTGGCAGGAGTGGCTGGCCGCCGATATGATCGAGGTTCCACGACTGTCCCGAATCTTCTATCAAGGGCACTTTTATTCCTACCCTCTGAAGCTGGTGGAAACCCTGAAAAACTTTGGTTTGGTCGGCAGTGTCCGGGCCATGCTCAGTTATCTTCGCGCTCGCTTGGTGCCTGTGCATCCGGAAGTGTCCTTCGAAGACTGGGTGAGCAATCGCTTTGGCTGGCATCTTTATCGGACTTTCTTCAAAAGCTATACCGAAAAAGTGTGGGGCATTCCCTGCACGGAAATCCGGGCGGACTGGGCCGCCCAGCGCATTCATGGGTTAAGCCTTGGAGCTGCCGTTTTGAATAGCCTATCGCTCAAACGCAATGTGCGTTCTTTGATCAAAACTTTTCGTTATCCTCGGCTTGGCCCAGGAATGATGTGGGAGCGTGTCGCCCGCTCCGTGACCTCACGAGGAGGGCAGACCTGGACTCAATCTGAAGCGATCGAACTCCACCATGCCCATGGCAAAGTGACTGAGGTCCTGATTCTCAAAGAAGGCCAAACGGTCGGTGTCGAAGCCGATGAAATCGTCTCGACCATGCCCCTCGGACACCTGATTCGAGCCTTACGTCCGCAACCTCCTGAGGAAGTCCTGACGGCCTCGAATAACCTCAAGCATCGCGATTTCCTCATCGTCACTTTGGCAGTGCGAGCCCAGAATCTTTTTCCGGACAACTGGCTCTACATCCATGATCCGCAGTACAAAGTCGGGCGGGTGCAAAATTTTCGCAATTGGTCGGCCGAGATGGTGGGCGATCCTGAACTGAGCACCCTTGGCATGGAGTATTTTTGCTCACGGGGAGACTCCTTATGGGAAATGACGGATGAGGAACTGATCCGCCTAGCCACGGAAGAAATGGCATCTCTAGGCCTAGCCGCCGCCGATGCTGTGAAAAACGGAATGGTCATCCGGCAACTCAATGCCTATCCCGTCTATGATTCCACTTATGCCGAAAATTTGGCGATCGTTCGCAGGTATTTGGAAACCCTGACTAATCTCGCCACGGTGGGTCGGAGCGGCATGCACCGTTACAATAATCAGGATCACTCCATGCTCAGCGCGATGGCTGCGGTGCAGCGCATGCTGGGAGATCCCAATGCGGACCCTTGGGCCGTCAATACAGAGCGCAGCGGGCATGAGGAGCAGGTGCTCAAGTCCTCAGTCAATACCATTGTCGGAGCAAGCCCATGA
- a CDS encoding glycosyltransferase family 2 protein, whose translation MPPRVTVIMPCANLDDKARHCIAAIHRQLRRSDEFLLMLDGHAEAADLGPQIQVHQSAVRRGPAVMRNWGASYAQGEVIFFVDADVEVHEGALERVRDFFAEQKGDAVFGCYDDSPSEPGLTSRFRNLMHHYVHWTNAGPAATFWAGCGAIQKNVFIQSGGFDENYRLPSIEDIELGVRLANKGHRIILDADLQGKHLKRWPLLAMWQTDLLQRAVPWSRLILRSAQMPQGLNTPWAARIAVAAQGLTLVSAGAACGISQFIWLTLWWQVLAVLGHYGFLTFLSKRYGGRFALQCVPLLVAYNIICGTGFMWASVIHISERLRRSFQHIDHPTPVMKSTAKNEVA comes from the coding sequence ATGCCTCCCAGGGTCACGGTCATCATGCCTTGTGCCAATCTCGATGATAAGGCGCGACATTGCATTGCAGCGATACACAGGCAACTTCGCCGATCCGATGAGTTTTTATTGATGCTGGATGGTCATGCCGAAGCTGCGGACCTCGGGCCTCAAATCCAAGTGCATCAGTCAGCCGTGCGCCGCGGACCCGCCGTCATGCGGAACTGGGGCGCGAGCTATGCTCAGGGGGAGGTCATCTTCTTTGTCGATGCCGACGTTGAGGTGCATGAAGGCGCTCTGGAGAGGGTGCGTGATTTCTTTGCAGAACAGAAAGGTGACGCCGTTTTCGGTTGTTACGACGACAGCCCTTCCGAGCCGGGACTAACGTCTCGATTTCGCAATCTAATGCATCACTATGTGCACTGGACCAATGCGGGGCCCGCAGCGACCTTTTGGGCGGGCTGTGGAGCGATTCAAAAAAACGTCTTCATTCAATCCGGCGGGTTTGATGAGAACTATCGCTTACCGTCGATTGAAGACATCGAACTCGGTGTGCGGTTGGCAAACAAGGGGCATCGGATCATTCTCGACGCTGACCTGCAGGGTAAGCATCTCAAACGATGGCCTCTGCTGGCCATGTGGCAGACCGACCTCCTACAACGGGCAGTTCCCTGGTCTCGGCTGATCTTACGCTCGGCGCAGATGCCGCAAGGGCTGAACACGCCCTGGGCAGCCAGGATCGCTGTGGCAGCGCAAGGTTTAACGCTCGTCTCTGCTGGGGCCGCCTGCGGCATCAGCCAGTTCATTTGGCTGACCTTGTGGTGGCAAGTTTTGGCTGTGCTTGGTCACTACGGATTTCTGACCTTCTTATCCAAACGCTATGGTGGACGGTTTGCACTGCAGTGTGTGCCCCTTTTGGTGGCCTACAACATCATCTGTGGCACTGGCTTCATGTGGGCCTCAGTGATCCATATCTCCGAACGACTCCGCCGATCATTCCAACACATCGATCACCCGACTCCCGTGATGAAATCCACCGCGAAGAACGAAGTCGCATGA
- a CDS encoding exo-alpha-sialidase codes for MLQPKKLCLTALLSFLPGFLVAQNEGPLPQSILDLPLQPVKINTNPGPEYSDAQRDYAMVIGADRTAKGRIWAAWVAGGDSPRAYFVAASSDDDGKTWSEPRLVIDAPDAPTGLEASVLVGNFWTDPTGRLWLFYDQSLHMFDGRAGLWAITCDNPDDENPVWSEPRRIWHGMTLNKPTVLSNGEWLLPISLWTRDRIGVPELREKGYADLDAVRMANVFVSTDQGTTWTRRGGVMFPETDFDEHMVVELKDGRLWMMARTKYGIAESFSSDQGRTWSAPKPSSIQNVSARFFLRRLASGNLLLVKNGPLDQRLKSRSHMMAFLSKDDGQTWQGGLLLDERNGVSYPDGFQSPDGVIHIVHDRGRASEREILMHRFTEADILAGKLITPGSEIKMMVSKATGPVITGRLYNGIELPPEWPPKNGDPKSYAPMPVPYLQHKPKVIPIDRGRQLFVDDFLIESTSLKRTWHQARKHEANPVFKPETAEELASTGLEGNEQAVCYLGHGGVFHDPEENLYKMFYTAGWRGGLALATSTDLLNWQRPKSDTLTGNLLLPSGRDWAGGDNSVWLDVNARNPLERVKLMTDRRPHTLHVSPNGQVWSQGVSTGKAGDYCSFFYNPFRKVWCYSIKQDGPHGRSRWYAENSDFLKGADWSNSVYWCNADHLDQPDPEVGDPAQLYSLNAVAYESLMLGEFYIHLGPNNKICDQGKFPKITEIKLGFSRDGFHWDRPDRQPFIAATRKEGDWDRAYIHGTTGVCVVKDDEIWFPYTGYSGSAPNGHRGMYSGAAIGMAILRRDGFASMDAAETGGTLTTEAVAFNGRCLHVNAAVKGSLTVEVLDENGQVISPYTQENCEVFQGDQTRTLIRWKGTETLDAVRGTPVKFRFHLRDGSLYAFWMESTP; via the coding sequence ATGCTCCAACCCAAGAAGCTTTGCCTAACCGCGCTCCTGTCTTTTCTTCCCGGCTTTCTCGTGGCCCAGAATGAGGGCCCCCTGCCTCAGTCGATTTTGGATCTGCCGCTGCAACCGGTGAAGATCAATACCAACCCCGGTCCCGAGTATTCCGACGCGCAGCGTGATTATGCCATGGTCATCGGTGCTGACCGCACGGCGAAAGGCCGCATCTGGGCCGCTTGGGTCGCCGGAGGAGACAGCCCGCGGGCCTACTTCGTCGCCGCCAGCAGTGATGATGATGGCAAGACCTGGTCAGAGCCACGGCTGGTGATTGATGCGCCTGACGCCCCCACGGGCTTGGAGGCCAGTGTGCTGGTGGGTAACTTTTGGACCGATCCCACCGGGCGGCTGTGGCTGTTTTATGATCAGTCCCTGCACATGTTCGATGGCCGCGCCGGCTTGTGGGCGATCACCTGCGACAATCCAGACGACGAAAACCCCGTGTGGTCTGAGCCCCGCCGCATCTGGCACGGCATGACCTTGAACAAACCCACCGTGCTGAGCAATGGTGAATGGCTGCTCCCCATCTCGTTATGGACACGCGACCGTATCGGCGTGCCTGAACTGAGAGAGAAGGGTTATGCCGATCTCGATGCGGTGAGAATGGCCAATGTCTTCGTCTCCACAGACCAAGGCACCACCTGGACACGCCGTGGCGGGGTGATGTTTCCTGAGACGGACTTCGATGAACACATGGTGGTGGAACTCAAAGATGGCCGTCTCTGGATGATGGCCCGCACCAAGTATGGCATCGCCGAAAGCTTCTCCAGCGATCAGGGTCGCACTTGGAGTGCGCCCAAGCCTTCCTCCATTCAAAATGTCAGCGCTCGTTTTTTCCTACGCCGACTGGCTTCAGGAAATCTGCTGCTGGTGAAGAACGGCCCGTTGGATCAGCGCTTGAAAAGCCGCAGTCACATGATGGCTTTCCTCTCGAAAGATGATGGGCAAACATGGCAAGGCGGTCTGCTGCTGGATGAGCGCAACGGCGTGTCCTATCCCGATGGCTTTCAGTCACCGGATGGGGTCATCCATATCGTTCATGATCGTGGCAGAGCGAGCGAGCGGGAGATCCTCATGCATCGTTTTACCGAGGCTGACATTCTGGCAGGAAAACTGATCACGCCAGGCAGTGAAATCAAAATGATGGTGAGCAAAGCCACCGGGCCAGTCATTACAGGCAGGCTTTACAACGGCATCGAACTCCCGCCCGAATGGCCCCCGAAGAATGGCGACCCGAAAAGCTACGCCCCCATGCCGGTGCCCTATCTCCAGCACAAACCCAAGGTGATCCCGATTGATCGTGGCAGGCAGCTCTTCGTGGATGACTTCCTGATCGAAAGCACCAGTTTAAAACGCACCTGGCATCAGGCTCGCAAGCATGAAGCCAATCCCGTGTTCAAACCAGAAACCGCCGAGGAACTCGCATCCACGGGTTTAGAGGGGAATGAACAAGCTGTTTGTTACCTCGGTCATGGCGGTGTCTTCCATGATCCGGAGGAGAACCTCTACAAGATGTTTTACACCGCAGGATGGCGCGGCGGTCTCGCCCTCGCCACCAGCACGGATCTCTTGAATTGGCAAAGGCCGAAAAGCGACACGCTCACTGGAAACCTGCTGCTGCCATCCGGGCGGGATTGGGCGGGTGGAGACAACAGCGTTTGGCTGGATGTGAATGCACGCAATCCCCTAGAGCGTGTGAAGCTGATGACCGACCGCCGTCCCCACACCCTGCATGTCTCGCCGAACGGCCAGGTGTGGTCCCAAGGCGTGAGCACGGGTAAAGCAGGCGACTACTGCTCTTTCTTCTACAATCCCTTCCGCAAGGTTTGGTGCTACAGCATCAAACAAGATGGCCCCCATGGGCGCAGCCGCTGGTATGCGGAAAACAGCGACTTCCTCAAAGGAGCCGACTGGTCCAACTCGGTCTATTGGTGCAATGCCGATCACCTCGATCAACCCGATCCTGAAGTCGGTGATCCCGCTCAGCTCTACAGCCTCAATGCCGTGGCCTATGAAAGCCTCATGCTGGGAGAGTTTTACATCCACCTCGGGCCGAATAACAAAATTTGTGATCAAGGCAAATTCCCCAAGATCACCGAGATCAAACTGGGCTTCAGCCGGGATGGCTTTCACTGGGATCGCCCCGACCGTCAGCCATTCATCGCTGCCACTCGCAAGGAAGGAGATTGGGATCGGGCCTACATCCACGGCACGACTGGCGTCTGCGTCGTCAAGGACGACGAGATTTGGTTCCCCTACACCGGCTACTCAGGCAGCGCCCCCAATGGCCACCGGGGAATGTATAGCGGAGCCGCCATCGGCATGGCCATCCTGCGTCGAGACGGCTTCGCCTCCATGGATGCTGCGGAGACAGGCGGCACCCTAACGACCGAAGCTGTCGCTTTCAATGGCCGCTGTCTGCATGTGAATGCCGCTGTGAAAGGCAGTCTCACGGTGGAAGTCCTCGATGAAAATGGGCAGGTCATCTCCCCCTACACTCAGGAGAACTGTGAAGTCTTCCAGGGAGATCAAACCCGCACTCTCATCCGCTGGAAAGGCACCGAAACCCTGGATGCCGTGCGTGGCACCCCTGTGAAATTCCGCTTCCACCTCCGAGACGGAAGCCTCTACGCTTTCTGGATGGAATCCACGCCATAA
- a CDS encoding MarR family winged helix-turn-helix transcriptional regulator, translating into MASAPFPDLAETLGSLLRRPYARLQARLYERLAAEGFPEIRSAHSAVFRHLPTEGGRLTDLATAAGMTKQSMAYLVESLTDHGYLRIQADPADGRAKRVVFTAKGRRCIQAALRISQEMEHEAAAKMPKGSLAELRRLLGDLNEIV; encoded by the coding sequence ATGGCTTCAGCTCCTTTTCCTGACCTCGCCGAAACCCTCGGCTCGCTCTTGCGCCGCCCCTACGCAAGGCTGCAAGCTCGCCTTTATGAGCGGCTGGCAGCCGAAGGCTTTCCTGAAATCCGCAGCGCCCACAGCGCCGTGTTTCGCCATCTCCCAACAGAGGGCGGCCGCTTGACAGATCTCGCCACGGCTGCGGGCATGACCAAACAAAGCATGGCGTATCTGGTCGAATCCCTCACCGATCATGGCTATCTGCGCATCCAGGCCGATCCGGCGGATGGACGAGCCAAACGCGTGGTGTTCACGGCCAAAGGCCGCCGCTGCATCCAGGCTGCCTTGCGCATCAGTCAAGAGATGGAGCACGAAGCGGCAGCCAAGATGCCCAAAGGCAGCTTGGCCGAACTACGCAGATTATTGGGCGATTTAAATGAGATCGTTTAG
- a CDS encoding cupin domain-containing protein: MNPAACLISSWADLPAHNVLGVEVAILTGGAETQGAMASYHARCVPGAGAPPHLHRDADEAFFVLEGEFEILCGEETRKAVPGDHVFIPRGVVHAFKGVSEQPARLLGMCTPAGHENFFRDAADLAASGEMNPDSITALCERHHIELIHG, encoded by the coding sequence ATGAATCCTGCTGCTTGCCTCATTTCGTCTTGGGCGGACCTGCCTGCTCATAACGTCCTCGGTGTGGAGGTTGCCATCCTCACTGGAGGTGCCGAGACCCAGGGGGCCATGGCCTCTTATCATGCGCGTTGTGTGCCAGGGGCTGGGGCACCACCGCATCTTCATCGGGATGCCGATGAGGCTTTCTTCGTGCTTGAAGGTGAGTTTGAGATTCTTTGCGGAGAGGAAACTCGGAAGGCAGTGCCAGGGGATCACGTCTTCATCCCACGTGGGGTGGTGCACGCTTTCAAGGGAGTCTCTGAGCAGCCCGCGCGGCTTCTCGGGATGTGCACTCCCGCTGGGCATGAGAACTTCTTCCGTGATGCAGCAGATCTGGCTGCGAGTGGGGAGATGAATCCAGACAGCATCACTGCGCTCTGTGAGCGGCACCACATCGAACTGATCCATGGGTAG
- a CDS encoding HpcH/HpaI aldolase family protein, with protein MNSPSPSLQLGTWLSIGSPVIAELAAACGYDWVLLDLEHGCESEAALPNQLRALRGSSTRGVVRVGAPYPDLIGRVLDWGARGLMVPHVNTADEAKAIIQAAHYSPRGHRGFSRTVRVYDYGLNPPLPETQEQPLILAQIETLQGVENAEAIAAVEGIDVLFVGPADLGHDLRARGTDLSYESCLQRVAQAAAQHGKQTGILVRQSQDLPAMSELGFQWIAMDSDLALLREGFRRNVQSIRG; from the coding sequence ATGAACTCCCCTTCCCCTTCGCTTCAACTCGGCACCTGGCTTTCCATCGGCTCACCAGTCATCGCCGAACTGGCCGCCGCCTGTGGCTACGATTGGGTGCTGCTTGACCTGGAGCATGGCTGTGAATCCGAAGCCGCCCTGCCCAACCAACTGCGTGCTCTGCGCGGCTCATCCACGCGCGGGGTCGTGCGGGTCGGAGCGCCGTATCCCGATCTGATCGGCCGTGTGCTGGACTGGGGTGCTAGAGGCCTCATGGTGCCTCATGTGAATACCGCCGATGAGGCGAAGGCCATCATCCAGGCAGCTCATTACTCGCCACGCGGTCATCGGGGTTTTTCACGGACGGTGCGAGTGTATGACTATGGTTTAAACCCACCCCTTCCCGAAACTCAGGAGCAGCCTCTGATTCTCGCGCAGATTGAAACTCTCCAAGGGGTGGAAAATGCCGAGGCGATTGCCGCCGTGGAAGGCATTGATGTTCTGTTCGTCGGTCCAGCCGATCTCGGTCATGATCTCCGAGCTCGGGGCACCGATCTGAGCTATGAAAGCTGCCTGCAGCGAGTCGCCCAAGCCGCGGCTCAGCATGGCAAGCAGACCGGGATTCTCGTGCGCCAGTCTCAGGACCTCCCGGCGATGAGCGAGCTGGGTTTTCAATGGATCGCCATGGACTCCGATCTCGCGCTCCTGCGGGAAGGCTTCCGCCGAAATGTGCAGTCCATCCGCGGGTGA